The Argopecten irradians isolate NY chromosome 16, Ai_NY, whole genome shotgun sequence genome window below encodes:
- the LOC138310021 gene encoding uncharacterized protein: protein MATTISTNRPSLDRTASFPNTSVEQECLSSCPCKSVLWGNITSLKDLSPTKLAELNKKIKQLKSQLSVNKTALSTYKAKKISASDDRSSAAGIGTIGIAIIVIVVLMIAIADVTSFLPSKHRVHSTSCRARGMKQRMESRM from the exons ATGGCAACTACCATATCAACTAATCGCCCGTCTTTGGATAGGACGGCATCATTCCCCAACACGTCCGTAGAACaag AATGTCTGAGTTCATGCCCGTGTAAATCTGTCCTGTGGGGAAATATAACAAGCCTAAAAGATTTAAGTCCAACAAAACTCGCTGAACTAAACAAAAAGATAAAGCAACTGAAGTCCCAACTGAGCGTTAACAAGACAGCATTGTCGACGTACAAAGCTAAGAAGATATCTGCCTCCGACGACAGGAGCTCTGCTGCAGGCATCGGGACGATCGGTATCGCCATTATCGTCATTGTAGTTTTGATGATCGCCATAGCGGATGTGACGTCATTCCTACCTTCAAAGCACAGGGTCCACTCTACTTCATGTAGGGCAAGAGGAATGAAACAACGAATGGAGTCCCGCATGTAG